From Campylobacter sp. MIT 12-8780, the proteins below share one genomic window:
- a CDS encoding EexN family lipoprotein codes for MKTKILLLAVLATILFSACSEEPKSVEYYKNNPEERKKKINECWKKLYDYMAKNPQAKDKDLEKVLGKDCMNADEAGKLWK; via the coding sequence ATGAAAACAAAAATTTTACTCTTGGCTGTTTTAGCTACAATACTTTTTAGTGCTTGCTCAGAAGAACCAAAAAGCGTTGAATACTATAAAAACAACCCTGAAGAAAGAAAGAAAAAAATCAATGAATGTTGGAAAAAATTATATGATTACATGGCAAAAAATCCTCAAGCAAAAGATAAAGATCTTGAAAAAGTACTTGGAAAAGATTGTATGAATGCAGATGAAGCAGGAAAGCTATGGAAGTAA
- a CDS encoding aminopeptidase P family protein encodes MSIYASRIKALQTSMKKEKISAFVVLSSDIHFNEYLPACAKQRAFLSGFTGSAGTLVVLENEALLFADGRYHLQALKELEGSGIRLEKLSPTNSYISYLSKHLKQSCVAVDSKSLSVSACKEFKKSLKAQKNKLIFKDLSEPLFVPKPPLPRKEIYEQKKAFISASRSEKLAQIRAKMKELNASYHLISSLDDIAYITNLRGKDIECNPVFLSFLCIGKKEAVLFASLKSLDMKLKAKLLKEGFELKEYEELINTIKTLPKSHILIDPLKTSVFIARALKKQGLKLVKAPNPSTLLKACKNDKEIQNIKNAMISDGVALCEFFAWLEKALKQKQELSELDINDQITAFRAKNPLFISNSFSVIAGFNENGALPHYRATKESFSKIKGNGLLLIDSGAQYENGTTDITRVVPIHQISREQKKDYTLVLKALIAMSRAVFPKNIALPLLDSIARLNLWQNHLDYMHGTGHGVGYFLNVHEGPAVLSVHTPLNAHNIALKGVFHSIEPGIYKANKHGVRLENLVAIKEEHKNEFGEFMSYETLTLCPFEKTCIELKMLDESEQKWLNDYHKLVFKKLSVKLKGEALAWLKRKTKAL; translated from the coding sequence ATGAGTATTTACGCCTCTCGCATCAAAGCCTTACAAACAAGTATGAAAAAAGAAAAAATTTCAGCTTTTGTGGTGCTTAGTAGTGATATACATTTTAATGAATACCTGCCAGCTTGCGCTAAACAGCGAGCTTTTCTCAGTGGCTTTACAGGCTCGGCTGGCACTTTAGTGGTGCTTGAAAATGAGGCTTTGCTTTTTGCTGATGGGCGCTATCACTTGCAAGCCTTAAAAGAACTTGAGGGAAGTGGCATAAGGCTTGAGAAACTTAGCCCGACAAATTCTTACATAAGTTATCTAAGCAAGCATTTAAAACAATCCTGCGTAGCTGTGGATTCAAAAAGCTTAAGTGTAAGTGCTTGCAAGGAGTTTAAAAAAAGTTTAAAAGCTCAAAAAAACAAGCTTATTTTTAAGGACTTAAGCGAGCCTTTGTTTGTGCCAAAACCTCCTTTACCTAGAAAAGAAATTTATGAGCAAAAAAAGGCTTTTATCAGTGCGAGCAGGAGTGAAAAACTAGCTCAAATAAGAGCCAAAATGAAAGAGTTAAACGCCTCTTATCATCTCATCTCAAGTCTTGATGATATCGCTTATATCACGAATTTAAGAGGTAAAGATATAGAATGCAATCCCGTTTTTTTATCTTTTTTGTGTATAGGTAAAAAAGAAGCTGTTTTATTTGCCTCTTTAAAAAGTCTTGATATGAAGCTTAAAGCAAAGCTTTTAAAGGAGGGTTTTGAGCTTAAAGAGTATGAGGAGCTCATAAATACTATCAAAACACTTCCAAAATCCCATATACTCATAGATCCACTTAAAACAAGTGTTTTTATAGCAAGAGCTCTTAAAAAACAAGGCTTAAAGCTCGTTAAAGCACCAAATCCTAGCACTTTGCTTAAAGCTTGCAAAAATGACAAAGAAATTCAAAATATCAAAAACGCTATGATAAGTGATGGAGTTGCACTATGCGAATTTTTTGCGTGGCTAGAAAAGGCTTTAAAGCAAAAACAAGAGCTTAGCGAACTTGATATTAATGATCAAATCACAGCCTTTAGAGCTAAAAATCCTTTATTTATAAGCAATAGCTTCAGTGTCATCGCTGGCTTTAATGAAAATGGGGCTTTACCCCACTACAGAGCGACTAAGGAAAGTTTTAGCAAGATCAAGGGTAATGGACTTTTGCTTATTGATTCAGGCGCTCAGTATGAAAACGGCACTACAGATATCACAAGAGTAGTGCCAATACATCAAATTTCAAGAGAACAAAAGAAAGACTACACCTTAGTATTAAAGGCGTTGATTGCTATGAGTAGGGCTGTTTTTCCAAAAAATATCGCCTTGCCTTTGCTTGATAGCATAGCAAGATTAAATTTATGGCAAAACCATCTTGATTATATGCACGGCACCGGACATGGAGTAGGGTATTTTTTAAATGTGCATGAAGGACCAGCTGTGCTTTCAGTGCATACTCCCCTAAACGCACATAATATAGCCTTAAAAGGTGTTTTTCACTCTATAGAACCTGGAATTTACAAAGCAAATAAGCACGGCGTAAGGCTTGAGAACTTAGTCGCGATCAAAGAAGAGCACAAAAACGAATTTGGCGAGTTTATGAGCTATGAAACGCTTACGCTTTGTCCTTTTGAAAAGACTTGCATAGAGCTTAAAATGCTTGATGAAAGTGAACAAAAATGGTTAAATGACTATCATAAACTTGTATTTAAAAAACTTTCTGTAAAACTCAAAGGCGAAGCTCTAGCTTGGCTAAAAAGAAAAACAAAGGCTTTATAA